A stretch of DNA from Tsuneonella amylolytica:
CCGGCTCGACCTTCAGCGTGTTCATCAAGGGCGGCGAGGCCGAATGCTTCCGCTTCCTCGATTCGCTGACGATCGCCAAGCTGGCGGTCAGCCTCGGCGGCACGGAAACCCTCGCCAGCCACCCGGCTTCGATGACGCACCTGTCGGTGCCCGACGAGCGCAAGGTAAGCCTCGGTATCAGCGACAACCTGGTGCGGATCAGCATCGGCATCGAGGATGCCGACGACCTCATCGCCGATTTCGCACAGGCGCTCGACGCGGTCTGAGGCAGCTTGGTGCAGGCCTCGGGGCTGGGCCCCGAGGCCTCAGCCGCCCATCAGTTCCCGAACGAACGGGATGAGGCCGGTCTGGCGGGTGCGCTCCATCCGCTCGGCATGAAGGATCTCGCGCACTTTCGCGAAGCACGCGTCGACATCGTCGTTGATCACGACGTACTCGTATTCCGCCCAGTGACTGATCTCGCCGCGGGCGCGGTCCATGCGGCTCGCGATGACGTCGGCGCTGTCCTGCGCGCGCGATTCGAGGCGGCGACGCAGTTCCGGCAGGCTGGGCGGCAGGATGAAGACGCTGACCACGTCCTGACGGTCCTTCTGGTAGAGTTGCTGCGTGCCCTGCCAGTCGATGTCGAACAGGAAATCCTGCCCGTCCTTGAGCGCCCCGCGGATGTGCCCCTTGGGCGTACCGTAGCGGTGGCCGAAAACGTGGGCCCACTCGTAGAAATCGTCCTCCTCCACCATCCGGTCGAAGGTCGCCTCGTCGACGAAGTGATAGTGGACGCCGTCGATTTCCCCCGGCCTTGGCGTTCGGGTCGTCGCGCTGACCGACAGTTTGATGCTGTCCTCCGCTTCGAGAAGCATGCGACTGATCGTCGTCTTGCCGGCGCCCGACGGAGACGACAGTACGAACATGAGGCCGCGGCGCTTTAAGGCTTCGGATTGGGTATCGGGCATGGCCGCTCTTGCGCCCGAGCGGCCCGGCGAATCAACCCCCGCGACGAACCTATTCGTCGACTTCCGTCTTGCGCAGCGCCTTGTCGCCCGCGCGCTTGGCCGAGCGGCGCGACTGGCTGCGATCGAACAGCGTCTTGGCGAGCAGCCCGCCGCTCACGAGGATCGCGCCGGGCACCGAGCGGGTGGCGAAACGCGAGACAGCATAGCCGGCCAGCGCCTGCTTGACCGAGCGGTTGTCGACCATCTTCTGGGCGCTGTGTTTGCCATAGCGATTGGCGAGCAACCCCTTCTCCAGCGTCGTGCGCATCAGCCGACCGCCGGCGCGCAGCAGCACGTCGTGGATGATGAGATTGGTCGCAGGGTTCGGACTGGGCCCGGGCACGCCGGTGTCGTTGCCGCTCGCTTTGGTAATCGCCCGGTCGACCGCGCGACTACCCTTGCTGCTGATCCGCGCTCCGAGCTTTTTCGTTTTGCTGGCCACCGCCGCTCCCCTGCTGAGCGGCGCCGGAAGGTGGGCCGCGAACCTACTTCTTGCGGCCGAAGTCGACCGTGACGACGTTCGATCCGTCGTCGCTTTCAGTAACGGCGGGATGCGGCGCCTGTTCCGGCGAGTCGTTCTCGGCCGCCTCATGCGCTTCGGGCATCATGTCGGCGACGGTCGCCTGGAACTGCAGGCCGAAGTCGACCGCCGGGTCCACGAACGCAGTGATCGCCGCGAACGGTATCTCGAGCTTGGCAGGCACCTGGTTGAAGGTGAGTCCGACGGTGAACCCGTCGTCGTCCACGCCCAGATCCCAGAATTTGTTCTGCAGGACGATGGTCATCTCGTCCGAGAACCGCTCCTTGAGATGGGGCGGGATGGATACACCGGGCGCGCCGGTCTTGAAGGTGATGTAGAAGTGGTGGTTGCCGGGCAGCGTGCCGCCCGATGCCTGCACCTCGCCCAGCACACGGCCGACCACGGCGCGCAATGCTTCCTGCACGATCTCGTCGTAGGGGATCAGGCTGTCGGGGGCTTCGTCGTCGCTCATCGCGTGCACAGGTGGCTTGGGCCGCGGGCGCGGTCAAGCGGCAAAGCGGCTGACGATTGTCGACAAGCGGGGATTGCTTGCACCGCCCCGCCCGCCGCGTATAGGCCCGCCGCATGCGGACCGGACGTATCGAGCGCAACACAAGCGAAACAAGGATCCTCGTCGAGGTCGATCTCGATGGGACGGGTGCGTACGACGTATCCACCGGTATCGGTTTCCTCGACCACATGACCGAGCAGTTCAGCCGCCATTCGCTGATCGACGTGACCATGCGCGTGGAAGGCGACCTCCACGTCGACCAGCACCATACCACCGAAGACAGCGCCATCGCGCTGGGCCAGGCGCTCGCGCAGGCGCTCGGCGACAAGGGCGGGATCGGGCGTTACGGCAGCGTCTATTCGCCGATGGACGAGACGCTCGCCCGGGTCGCGCTCGATATTTCGGGCCGTCCCTATTTCGTGTGGCGGGCCGCCTTCACCCAGGAAAAGCTGGGCGAGTGGGACACCGAGCTCGTCGAGCACTGGTTCCACTCCATCAGCCAGGCGTGCGGGATCACGCTCCATTGCGAGCTCGTCTACGGCACCAACAACCACCACATCTGCGAGGCGCTGTACAAGGGCTTCGCCCGCGCCATGCGCACGGCGGTGGAGATCGACCCGCGCAAGGGCGGTGCGGTGCCGAGCACCAAGGGCCAGCTGGGCGGCTGACGCATGGCCGAAGCGATCGCCCTCATCGACTACGGCGCGGGCAACCTCCATTCGGTGCACAACGCGCTTCGGGCGGCGGGCGCGGGTCACGTTCACGTGACCGCCGATCCCGACATCGTGCGCGGAGCGCAGCGGATCGTCCTGCCCGGGGTGGGCAGCTTCAAGGCCTGCGCCAACGGCCTGAAGGCCATTCCCGGCCTTGTCGAGGCGCTGGAGGAGCGCGTGCTCGAAGGGGGCGTACCGTTCCTCGGCATTTGCGTCGGGATGCAGCTTCTCGCCACGCGGGGGAAGGAACACGGAACGACCAGGGGGCTCGGCTGGATTGCCGGGGAAGTCCGGCCCATCGAGCGCAGCGATCCCGCCATCAAGGTGCCGCACATGGGCTGGAACGACGTGCGGCCCATGCGCCACGCGGACGGCGCGTCCCTGATCGAGGCAGGCGAAGCATACTTCCTGCACTCGTTTCACTTCGCCGTTGCCGACGGTCATCACGTCGCCGCGATGACCGACCACGGCGGCGGACTGGTCGCGGCGGTGGCGCGCGACAACATCGTCGGAGTGCAGTTCCACCCGGAAAAGAGCCAGGCGTACGGCCTCGATCTGCTCGCCCGGTTTCTCGACTGGCGGCCTTAGCCTCGGAACACCGGCCTGCCGCGTTCGTCTCTTGCCCGTAACCCCGAGGAGACGAACACGATGGCCGATGCCGATACCCGCAACCTGTCCGATGCCCACACCGCGCGCACTCCGCTGGAAGGGCGCAAAGCCATCATCACCGGCGGCACGACGGGGATCGGCCGCGCGATCGGCATCCTGCTCGCAAGCTACGGCGTCGAGATTTTCACCTGCGGCCGCACGCAAGCCCATCTCGACGACGCGCTCGAACGGATGAACGAGGTCGGCAAGGCCGGCGGCATCGCCTGTGATGTCTCGGACCCCGAACAGCTCGACCGCTTCTTCGCGCAGGCCGACGAAACGCTGGGCGACTGGGACATCGCGGTCGTCAACGCCGCCGTCCCGGCCGAAGGCGTGACCGACATGAGCGAGGACGAGATGCGCTACGCCATCGCGACCGACTTCACCGCCTATCTCGTCAGCGCGCACAAGGCGGTGGCGAAGCTGAAGGACAAGGGCGACATCGTCCTCATCGGGTCGTACTCCACCCACAAGCTTGGGCCCGGCTCGACTGTCTATGCGGGCTGCAAGGCTGGCGTCCACGGGTTCGCCGAGGCCCTTCGGCGCGAGGTGTCGGAGGACGGCATCAAGGTCAGCCTCGTGGTGCCCGCGCTCACCGGCAGCGACTTCCAGTATCCCGATATCCCCGCCGACGAGCAGCGCGAGAAGATCAACGCCGAAGAGATGCTGCGGGCCGAGGACATCGCGGTCGCAGTGCACTTTGCCCTCACCCAGCCGCGCCGTGCGGTGATCCAGGAAATGGTCGTGATGCAGCGGCAGACCGACGCCTGATTGAGACGCTTTGCGCGGCCCCGCCGCGCTGCTAGGCGCGCGGCCATGATCGTCTTTCCCGCCATCGATTTGAAAGCTGGCGAGGTCGTCCGCCTCGCCGAAGGCGATATGGACCGCGCGACCGTCTACGGCAGCGATCCCGCAGCGCAGGCGCTGCTGTTCGCCGAAGCGGGTGCCGAACATCTCCACGTGGTCGATCTCGACGGCTCGTTCGCCGGACGGGCCGAGAACCGCGCGGCGGTGGAAGCCATTGTGTCCGCGTTTCCCGGCTGGGTGCAGCTCGGTGGCGGCATCCGCACGGCAGAGGCGGTCGAGGGCTGGTTCGACCTCGGGGTGGCGCGGGTCGTGATGGGCTCGGCGGCGCTCAAGGACCCGCAATTCGTCAAGGACATGGCACGCGAGTTCGAGAACGGCATCGTCGTGGCGGTCGATGCGAAGGACGGCATGGTCGCGACCGAAGGCTGGGCCGACGTCAGCGACGTGCCGGTGGTCGATCTCGCCCGCCGGTTCGAGGATGCCGGCGTCGCCAGCCTGCTGTTCACCGACATCGGCCGCGACGGAATGCTGAAAGGGATCAACATCGACGCAACCCTCGACCTCGCGCGCAGGGTCGATATCCCGGTGATCGCCAGCGGCGGGGTCAAGGGCATCGACGACATTCACATCCTCTCGCTCCACGCGAAGGAGGGTGTCGAGGGCGTGATTACCGGCCGCGCGCTCTACGAAGGGCGGCTCGACCTCGCCGCGGCGATCGCGATGGCGAACCGGTGAGCGCAGGTCTTTCGCGCCATTTCCTGCCCGCCGTAGCCGGCGCGCTGGTCTCCTTTGCAGTCCGCCTGGCCGTCGGCGATCTGGAGATCGCCCTCGTCGGTGTCGTGGTCTTCTTCGCCATCTATGCCGTGCTGGCCCTGCTGACCCGGGCGATGAACAAGCCCGCCGCGCCCACTGCCTTCGCGGTCATATCGGCCGTGGCCACGACCGTCGCCTTTCTCGTGAGCCATTCGTCATGACCGTCCGCATCCGCGTCATCCCCTGCCTCGACGTGCGCGACGGGCGCGTGGTGAAGGGTGTGAACTTCGTCGACCTGAAGGATGCCGGCGATCCGGTCGAGCAGGCAAAGGCCTACGACGACGCGGGCGCGGACGAACTGTGCTTCCTCGACATTTCGGCCAGCCACGAAGGGCGCGGCACGCTGCTCGACGTGGTGCGGCGCACGGCGGAAGTATGCTTCATGCCGCTCACCGTCGGGGGCGGGGTCCGCTCGGTCGAGGATGCCCGCGCGCTGCTCCTGGCGGGCGCGGACAAGATCGCGGTGAACAGCGCCGCGGTCGCGCGGCCCGAACTGGTGGGCGAGATCGCGGCGAAGTTCGGCAGCCAGTGCGTCGTCGCCAGCGTGGATGCGCGGCGCAGCGGGGCGGGCTGGCAGATCTTCACCCACGGCGGGCGCAAGCCGACGCATATCGACGCGGTCGAGCACGCGGCGAAACTGGCCGAACTGGGCGCAGGCGAGCTGCTCGTCACCTCGATGGACGGCGACGGGACGAAAGCCGGCTACGACCTCGCGCTCACCCGCGAGATCGCCGATGCGGTCTCGGTTCCGGTCGTCGCCAGCGGCGGGGTCGGCAACCTCCAGCATTTTGTCGAGGGGGTGACGCTGGGCCACGCGAGCGCCGTTCTGGCGGCCAGCATCTTCCACTTCGGCACGCATACCATCGCCGAAGCACACCAGGCGCTGCGCGATGCAGGCCTCCCCGCACGCGGCGTCTGATCGAACCGCCGCCGACTTAAGCGGAACCGCCCGTTGCGTCCCGCGCCGGTACACGGATTACGCGGCGGTTGGCGAATCTGCGCGCGAAGCGTTGGGCTGGCCCGCATGGACCATGTAGCCACGTCTCTCCTCCTCGCGCTCACCGCTCCGGTGCAGGCCGCAGGGACGGTGGTGACCGAACCGTCCACCCTCGCCCTCTTCGCGCTCGGCATAGTGGGCGTTATCGTGGGCCGTCACGGTTCGCGCGGCAAGCGCGACTAGCGCCTTGACCTGACCGGCCCGCTGCCGCCATGCCGCCGCGCATGGACACGCTCGCCCGCCTCGAAGCCACCATCGCCAGCCGCCTCGCCGCCGGCGACGCCAGCGCCAGCTACGTCGCGCAGCTTCATGCGCGCGGCCTGCCGGTCGTCGCGCGCAAGCTGGGCGAGGAAGCGGTCGAGACGATCGTCGCGGCATTGTCGAGCACGCGCGAGGACCTGATCGGGGAAGCGGCCGACGTATTGTTCCACCTCCTCGTCCTGCTGGCCGAAAAGGGCGTCACGCTCAACGAGGTGCTTGCCGAACTCGACCGTCGGGACGGCGTGTCCGGACTGGACGAAAAGGCCGCGAGGCCGAGCGCAAGCGAGACAGCCTGATGCCGATCGACCCCACCCTCCCTTACGACGAGGCGAACATCTTCGCGAAGATCCTGCGCGGCGAAATCCCGTCGAAGAAGGTCTACGAGGACGATCACGCCCTCGCCTTTCACGACATCGCCCCGCAGGCTCCGGTGCACATCCTCGTGATCCCCAAGGGTGCCTACGTCAGCTGGGACGACTTCACCGCCAAGGCGTCCGATGCCGAGATCGCGGGGTTCGCCCGCGCAGTCGGGCATGTCGCGCGCGAGGCGGGGCTGGTCGATGCGGGATACCGCGTACTTTACAACGTGGGAGTCAACGGCGGGCAGGAAGTGCCCCACCTCCACGCGCACATCTTCGGCGGCAAGCCGCTCGGTCGGATGATCGGGTGAACGACACCACCTGACTTTCGTAAGCTTGCCAGCGGACTCGCGCCCCGTCTAAGGCCGCCTTCGCATGAGCGTACAACCCACATTGCCGGGCGGAACCATCGATGGCGCCCGCCACCTATTCGCGGTGCGCGCGTATTACGAGGACACCGACCTGTCGGGCATTGTTTATCATGCCAACTACCTGCGCTGGTTCGAACGCGCCCGCAGCGACCTCGTCCGCATGCTCGGCATCGACCAGCGCGCGGCGATCGAAAGCGGCGAAGGCGCTTACGCCGTGGCCGACCTTCACATCCGCTATGCCCGCCCGGCGAAGCTCGACGACACGATCGTGATCGAGAGCACCTGCACCGAAATGGGCGCGGCGAGCGTCCGCATCCGGCAGAGGGCCGTCCGGACCGCAGAAGCCGGGGACGGCGAACTGATCGCCGAACAGGTCGTGCGGGTCGGCTTCGTCGATCCCGCCGGTCGCCCGCGCCGCCAGCCCGCCGAATGGCGCGCGGCGTTCGCCAAGTTTTCCGAAGGACACAAATGACCGATCTCATCACCCTCGCCGCGGCCACGGCCGGCCCCGGCAGGCTCGACCCCGTCCAGCTGTTCCTCGATGCCGACATCGTCGTGCAGGCCGTCATGCTCGGGCTGCTGCTCGCCAGCGTGTGGACCTGGACGATCATCGTCAGCTTCAGCATGCGGATGGCCGCCGTCCGCCGCCGCTGCCGCGACTACGAGACCGACTTCTGGGAAGCCGACAGCTTCGACGCGCTGATGGCCAAGCGCGGCAAGAAGGACATCGCCAGCGCCCGCGTCGCCGCCGCCGGCATGCGCGAATGGAAGGCGTCGGTGAAGAATGGCCGCGTGGCCGACCGCGACGGTCTGCGCCAGCGTTTGGCGGGCGCGATGCACGGACAGGTCGCCGTGGAGGCCGACGAGCTCGCCAACCGCCTCAACTTCCTGGCCACGGTGGGGTCGGTCGCGCCCTTCGTCGGGCTTTTCGGCACCGTCTGGGGCATCATGAACAGCTTCTTCCAGATCGGGCAGCAGCAGAATTCCAGCCTCGCGGTCGTCGCGCCGGGCATTTCGGAGGCGCTGTTCGCGACGGCGATCGGCCTGTTCGCGGCGATCCCGGCGGTCATCGCCTACAACCGCTTCAGCCATTCGGTGAACGCGTTCGAGGCGCGGATGCAGCGCTTCGCCGACCGCTTCCACACCAGCCTCAGCCGCGAGATCGAGGCGCACTGATGGCAATGGGCCTTCACCGCGCCGGTGCCCGCGGGGGCAGCCGCGCCCGCACCCCGATGGCGGAAATCAACGTCACCCCGCTTGTCGACGTAATGCTGGTGCTGCTGATCATCTTCATGGTCACCGCGCCGCTCCTCACCGCCGGTGTCCCGATCGAACTGCCCGACAGCCGCGCCAATCCGGTCGACCAGGATCCCGAGCAGGTGACCATCTCGATCGACCGCGACGGATACATCTTCATCGACAAGGCGCGGGTGGAGGTTGGCGGCTTCCCGCAGGCGCTCGAAAGCGTGCGTCCGGCGGGCGGAGAGCCGCCGGTCGTCACCCTGCGCGCCGACAAGGGGTTGGACTACGGCCGGGTCATGGCGGTCATGGGCGAACTCAACCGGGCCGGTTTCAATTCGATCAGCCTGGTCACGAACGGATCGGTGCCCGCGGACGCGGTCATGGGCGGTTCAGTCGAAGCGCCATAGCCCCGCGTCAAATGGTATTCGCCGATCTCCGCACCGAAGAGAAGCTGGGCCTCGGCATAGCGCTCGCGCTGCACGTGGCGCTGGCGGCCGCGCTGCTGGTGCAGCCGGAAACGCGCGCCGTGGTGCCGCCGGTCGAGAAGATGACGGTCAACCTCACGACCGACGTGGGCCTGACCGCGACCGCGCCCGATCCCGTTCCCACCAGCGCGGCGGCCAGCGCGCCGGTGTTCTCGCCCGAACCCGCCGCGCCCGAGCCGGTCGCCGCCCCCGAACCCGCCCCTGCGCCGGAGCCATTCGTTCAGCCGCGGCCGGAACCGCCGCGAGCCAAGCCCGTCGAGCGCGCGGTCGCCAAACCGCAGCCCGCGCCGGTCCGCAAGCCTGCGACCAAACCGCAGCCCAAGCCGGTCGAGCGTACCGCCGCGGCCCCCCAGCCCAAGGCCCAGCCCAAACCTGCGACCCAGCCGCGCCGCGTCGCGAGCACAGCCACCCGGCAACCGAGCACGTCGAAGCCTGCCGGTGCCAGCCGCGTCGGCAGCGATTTCCTCGCCGGGGCGGGCGACAGCACGACCACCCGCGAGACGCGCACCCCCGCCAGCCAGATCGGCGCGAGCGCAAAGGCCAGCCTGTTCCAACAGATCGCCAAGGAACTGCGCCCCAAGTGGCAACCGCCCAGCGGCCCCGAGGTCGAGAAGCTGGTGACCAAGGTCCGGTTTCGCCTGAACGCCGACGGCAGCCTGATCGGCCGGCCCGAAGTCGTGCGCCAGACGGGTGAGACCGACACCAACAAGCCCCAGGCCAGCCGCCACGCCGAACAGGCCATCCGCGCGGTGCAACTGGCCGCCCCGTTCGACTTGCCCGAGGAATACTACGAGGCATTCAAGGTCGTGACGGTCGATTTCGATTGGAAGCTCGCACAATGAAATTGCTCTTCGCCACCCTCCTCATGCTCTCCGCAGCGCCCGTCATGGCCCAGGACCTGGGGCAAAAGCCGCCGAGCGATACGCCGGTCGTGACCACCGAAGAGGAAGGCCTGTCGGGCTCGGTCAGCTTTGAAGGCAACCTGGAAGACCTCGGCATCGCCATCCCCGGCTTCGCGACCGACGCCAACGCGCCGACCCCGGCCAACGCCAGCGGCACCGCCGCGCTGGGGCGGGAACTGGCGCAGGTGGTCTTCAACGACCTGCGCAACAACGGCCTGTTCAAGCCGACCGGCCCCGCCGGCCTGCCGCAGCCGACCTATCCCGAGATCACCTCGCCCGCCTGGGGCACGTGGACCGGGCGCGGCACAGAGATGCTGGTGCAGGGCTACGTCCGCGCCGCCGGCGACGGGCGGCTGACGGTCGGGTGCTATCTCTACGACGTGGCGCTCAACCGCGAACTGGCGCGCGCGGGCTGGGTCGTCACCCCCACCGACTGGCGCCGCGCGGCGCACAAGTGTGCCGACCTCGTCTATTCGCGCCTGTCGGGCGAAAGCCCGTTCTTCGACAGCCGCATCGCCTACATCGCGGAGACGGGGCCCAAGGACAACCGCGTCAAGCGGCTAGCCATCATGGACACCGACGGGGCGAACCACCGCTTCATCACCACGGGCCGCGCGACCGCGCTGACCCCGCGCTATTCGCCCGACTACCGCAGGCTGATGTACCTCTCCTACGTCGACGGCAATCCGCGCATCTACACCTACGATATCGGTACCGGCCGCCAGACCCTCGTCACGCAGAGCCGGAACCCGACCTTCGCCCCGCGCTGGTCGCCCGACGGGCGCTCGGTACTCTATTCGATGGCCGTCAACGGCAACACCGATATCTACCGCGTCAGTGCGGAAGGCGGCCAGAGCGTGCGGCTGACCGACGGACCGGGCATCGACATCGGCGGATCGTATTCGCCGGACGGCCGGCAGATCGTGTTCGAGAGCGATCGCTCGGGCAACCAGCAGTGCTACGTCATGAATGCGGACGGGTCGAACCAGCGCCGCATCAGCTTCGGCGACGGGCGCTGCGCCACGCCCGAATGGAGCCCGCGCGGCGACCAGATCGCCTTCACCAACGCCAGCAGCTTCAACATCTCGGTCATGTCGCCTTCGGGCGGCGGGGTGCGCACCCTCACCAACGGCTGGCAGGACGAGGCCCCGACATGGGCGCCCAACGGCCGCGTGATCCAGTTCTTCCGGACCGAGCGCGGCTCCGGGCGCACGGGGCTTTACCAGGTCGATCTCACCGGCAAGAACCTGCGCAAGCTGACCACGCCGGTCGACGGTTCCGACCCCGCCTGGGGACCGATCCTGCCGTAAGCGCATTCGTATCATATCCAATCCGTGCGGGTCGCGCCGCCTGAATACCCTGAGGAGACGCCTTATGAACCGCAACGTCCTGCTCGCCGGCCTGATGGCCGGGACCGCCCTGCTCGGTGCGTGCAAGAAGGATCCGCCGGCCTCGCTGCCGCCCGAGCCCGAGGCCACCACCAGCACCGCCAATCCGGGCGACATGACCGGCGGGGTCGCGCAGCCGGGCTCACAGGAGCATTTCGTGCAGGGCGTGAACGGTCAGAACGTGATCTACTTCGACACCAACCGCTACAACGTCGACAGCGCCGATGCCGCCGCCCTCCAGACGCAGGCGATGTACCTCGGCCAGTATCCGCAGGTCACGATAACGATCGAAGGGCACGCCGACGAGCGCGGCACCCGCGAATACAACCTGGCGCTGGGCGAACGGCGCGCGAATGCGGCGAAGAACTACCTTGTCGGGCTCGGCGTATTGGCGGCCCGCATCAGCGTGGTAAGCTACGGCAAGGAACGCCCGGTCGCGCTGGGTTCGGACGAACAGGCGTGGGCGCAGAACCGCCGCGCCGTCTCGGTCGTCGTCAACTGAGGGGGATGAGCGTCGGCAGCGCCGGCAGGTGCGGCAGTTCGAGCCCGGCTTCCATCGGGATCAGCCCCGCCCCGCCGCGCGCGCCGTCGCCGATGGCCGGCGCCGACAGCGCGAGCGCACTCATGGCCAGAACACTGGCAACGGCGGCGAATACGAACTGCTTGCTGGGTCTGGGCATCGTGCGTTTCATTTAGGAACCTGATTTTCGCAATGCAACAAAACCCTTTCCGATTGGTTCCTGCGCGCCTTTCCTTCCCTTCGCCGGGTGCCTAGGTAGCGGCGATGGTTGGCGCACGCAGATCCATGGACTGGGGCTTTCCCCGCTGGCGCGGCTACAGCGAATCGCGCGAAGCGGCGACGGTGCGTATGTGCGACCGCCACGGCTGCGATCAGGCGGGCATCTGCCCCGCCCCCAAGAGCCCGAACAGCCCCGACAAGTGGATGTTCTGCCAGAAGCACGCGGCCGAATACAATTCGAAGTGGGACTACTTCGAAGGCCTGTCCAAGGAAGAGGCCGCGAGCCGGGCCGCCGACGAGAAGCGCGACAATGCCGGCTATGCCGAGGCGAGCCACTACGGCTGGGCCGGCAGCGGCGACGGCAGCCGCAGCGCCGACGAGATGCGCGCGCTGGAAGCTCTCGAACTCGAGGCCGACGCCGACTTCCCGGCGATCAAGAAGGCTTACCGCGAACGCGCGAAGAAGGTCCACCCCGACGTCGCCCCCGGAGACGCGGC
This window harbors:
- the hisH gene encoding imidazole glycerol phosphate synthase subunit HisH: MAEAIALIDYGAGNLHSVHNALRAAGAGHVHVTADPDIVRGAQRIVLPGVGSFKACANGLKAIPGLVEALEERVLEGGVPFLGICVGMQLLATRGKEHGTTRGLGWIAGEVRPIERSDPAIKVPHMGWNDVRPMRHADGASLIEAGEAYFLHSFHFAVADGHHVAAMTDHGGGLVAAVARDNIVGVQFHPEKSQAYGLDLLARFLDWRP
- a CDS encoding SDR family oxidoreductase, with amino-acid sequence MADADTRNLSDAHTARTPLEGRKAIITGGTTGIGRAIGILLASYGVEIFTCGRTQAHLDDALERMNEVGKAGGIACDVSDPEQLDRFFAQADETLGDWDIAVVNAAVPAEGVTDMSEDEMRYAIATDFTAYLVSAHKAVAKLKDKGDIVLIGSYSTHKLGPGSTVYAGCKAGVHGFAEALRREVSEDGIKVSLVVPALTGSDFQYPDIPADEQREKINAEEMLRAEDIAVAVHFALTQPRRAVIQEMVVMQRQTDA
- a CDS encoding ExbD/TolR family protein — translated: MAMGLHRAGARGGSRARTPMAEINVTPLVDVMLVLLIIFMVTAPLLTAGVPIELPDSRANPVDQDPEQVTISIDRDGYIFIDKARVEVGGFPQALESVRPAGGEPPVVTLRADKGLDYGRVMAVMGELNRAGFNSISLVTNGSVPADAVMGGSVEAP
- a CDS encoding histidine triad nucleotide-binding protein, with product MPIDPTLPYDEANIFAKILRGEIPSKKVYEDDHALAFHDIAPQAPVHILVIPKGAYVSWDDFTAKASDAEIAGFARAVGHVAREAGLVDAGYRVLYNVGVNGGQEVPHLHAHIFGGKPLGRMIG
- the tolQ gene encoding protein TolQ; protein product: MTDLITLAAATAGPGRLDPVQLFLDADIVVQAVMLGLLLASVWTWTIIVSFSMRMAAVRRRCRDYETDFWEADSFDALMAKRGKKDIASARVAAAGMREWKASVKNGRVADRDGLRQRLAGAMHGQVAVEADELANRLNFLATVGSVAPFVGLFGTVWGIMNSFFQIGQQQNSSLAVVAPGISEALFATAIGLFAAIPAVIAYNRFSHSVNAFEARMQRFADRFHTSLSREIEAH
- the hisA gene encoding 1-(5-phosphoribosyl)-5-[(5-phosphoribosylamino)methylideneamino]imidazole-4-carboxamide isomerase: MIVFPAIDLKAGEVVRLAEGDMDRATVYGSDPAAQALLFAEAGAEHLHVVDLDGSFAGRAENRAAVEAIVSAFPGWVQLGGGIRTAEAVEGWFDLGVARVVMGSAALKDPQFVKDMAREFENGIVVAVDAKDGMVATEGWADVSDVPVVDLARRFEDAGVASLLFTDIGRDGMLKGINIDATLDLARRVDIPVIASGGVKGIDDIHILSLHAKEGVEGVITGRALYEGRLDLAAAIAMANR
- the hisB gene encoding imidazoleglycerol-phosphate dehydratase HisB; the encoded protein is MRTGRIERNTSETRILVEVDLDGTGAYDVSTGIGFLDHMTEQFSRHSLIDVTMRVEGDLHVDQHHTTEDSAIALGQALAQALGDKGGIGRYGSVYSPMDETLARVALDISGRPYFVWRAAFTQEKLGEWDTELVEHWFHSISQACGITLHCELVYGTNNHHICEALYKGFARAMRTAVEIDPRKGGAVPSTKGQLGG
- the gmk gene encoding guanylate kinase, whose translation is MPDTQSEALKRRGLMFVLSSPSGAGKTTISRMLLEAEDSIKLSVSATTRTPRPGEIDGVHYHFVDEATFDRMVEEDDFYEWAHVFGHRYGTPKGHIRGALKDGQDFLFDIDWQGTQQLYQKDRQDVVSVFILPPSLPELRRRLESRAQDSADVIASRMDRARGEISHWAEYEYVVINDDVDACFAKVREILHAERMERTRQTGLIPFVRELMGG
- a CDS encoding phosphoribosyl-ATP diphosphatase; this translates as MDTLARLEATIASRLAAGDASASYVAQLHARGLPVVARKLGEEAVETIVAALSSTREDLIGEAADVLFHLLVLLAEKGVTLNEVLAELDRRDGVSGLDEKAARPSASETA
- a CDS encoding TonB C-terminal domain-containing protein, which gives rise to MVFADLRTEEKLGLGIALALHVALAAALLVQPETRAVVPPVEKMTVNLTTDVGLTATAPDPVPTSAAASAPVFSPEPAAPEPVAAPEPAPAPEPFVQPRPEPPRAKPVERAVAKPQPAPVRKPATKPQPKPVERTAAAPQPKAQPKPATQPRRVASTATRQPSTSKPAGASRVGSDFLAGAGDSTTTRETRTPASQIGASAKASLFQQIAKELRPKWQPPSGPEVEKLVTKVRFRLNADGSLIGRPEVVRQTGETDTNKPQASRHAEQAIRAVQLAAPFDLPEEYYEAFKVVTVDFDWKLAQ
- a CDS encoding PEP-CTERM sorting domain-containing protein, translated to MDHVATSLLLALTAPVQAAGTVVTEPSTLALFALGIVGVIVGRHGSRGKRD
- a CDS encoding YbgC/FadM family acyl-CoA thioesterase, whose product is MSVQPTLPGGTIDGARHLFAVRAYYEDTDLSGIVYHANYLRWFERARSDLVRMLGIDQRAAIESGEGAYAVADLHIRYARPAKLDDTIVIESTCTEMGAASVRIRQRAVRTAEAGDGELIAEQVVRVGFVDPAGRPRRQPAEWRAAFAKFSEGHK
- the hisF gene encoding imidazole glycerol phosphate synthase subunit HisF translates to MTVRIRVIPCLDVRDGRVVKGVNFVDLKDAGDPVEQAKAYDDAGADELCFLDISASHEGRGTLLDVVRRTAEVCFMPLTVGGGVRSVEDARALLLAGADKIAVNSAAVARPELVGEIAAKFGSQCVVASVDARRSGAGWQIFTHGGRKPTHIDAVEHAAKLAELGAGELLVTSMDGDGTKAGYDLALTREIADAVSVPVVASGGVGNLQHFVEGVTLGHASAVLAASIFHFGTHTIAEAHQALRDAGLPARGV
- a CDS encoding SspB family protein yields the protein MSDDEAPDSLIPYDEIVQEALRAVVGRVLGEVQASGGTLPGNHHFYITFKTGAPGVSIPPHLKERFSDEMTIVLQNKFWDLGVDDDGFTVGLTFNQVPAKLEIPFAAITAFVDPAVDFGLQFQATVADMMPEAHEAAENDSPEQAPHPAVTESDDGSNVVTVDFGRKK